A genomic segment from Tuwongella immobilis encodes:
- a CDS encoding hydroxypyruvate isomerase family protein — MSMLSPEAIAAIPKAVKNGRIHQSVVFWCFNTAGEKWDLDRTCAIAKQLGIESVELVGPDAYPTLKKHGLTCAIAGNGMPGAPFMRGFNNLKYHDEVIHHTTQAIDAAADAHVPAVIGFTGYEFLDADNPKSPRISREDGAANCIAGLKKIASHAEKKGVTICVEHLNTRDDSHPMKGHPGYQGDDLDYLADIIRKVGSDRVKILFDFYHVQIMHGDLIRRLEQTKDIIGHIHTAGNPGRCELDQNQEINFPPLMKKLLEIGYKGYVGHEFIPTRNPLDGLREAVILSDV; from the coding sequence ATGTCGATGCTCTCTCCCGAAGCAATTGCCGCCATCCCCAAAGCCGTCAAGAATGGCCGGATTCATCAATCGGTCGTGTTCTGGTGCTTCAACACAGCCGGGGAAAAATGGGATCTGGACCGCACCTGCGCGATCGCCAAACAGCTCGGCATCGAATCGGTGGAACTGGTTGGTCCGGATGCCTATCCGACGCTGAAAAAACATGGCCTGACCTGTGCGATTGCCGGAAATGGAATGCCGGGTGCGCCGTTCATGCGTGGCTTCAACAATCTGAAGTATCATGATGAAGTGATCCACCATACCACGCAGGCGATTGATGCCGCGGCGGACGCGCATGTGCCGGCGGTGATTGGCTTTACGGGCTATGAATTCCTGGATGCGGATAATCCGAAATCGCCGCGCATTTCGCGGGAAGATGGGGCCGCGAATTGCATCGCCGGGCTGAAGAAGATCGCCAGCCACGCCGAGAAAAAAGGCGTGACCATTTGTGTCGAACACCTCAATACCCGTGATGACAGCCACCCTATGAAGGGGCACCCCGGCTATCAGGGGGACGATCTGGATTATCTGGCCGACATCATTCGCAAGGTGGGGTCGGATCGCGTCAAAATCTTGTTTGATTTTTACCATGTGCAAATCATGCACGGCGATTTGATTCGTCGCCTGGAGCAAACCAAAGACATCATCGGCCACATTCACACGGCCGGGAATCCAGGACGCTGCGAATTGGATCAAAATCAAGAAATCAACTTCCCGCCGCTGATGAAGAAGCTGCTGGAAATTGGCTACAAAGGCTATGTGGGTCATGAGTTTATTCCCACGCGCAATCCGTTGGATGGCCTGCGGGAAGCGGTCATCCTCAGCGATGTGTGA
- a CDS encoding NADPH-dependent FMN reductase, with amino-acid sequence MITILSGTNRPGSTTRKLVDYLATVYQSLDVTPTIVDLQELPAEAFLPSVYEKKPESLKPFTDAIMHAQGVVIVTPEYNGGFPGVLKYFIDMLPHPAAFQKRPVCLVGVAAGEWGALRPVEQLQGLLSYRGAYQFPDRVFVRNCGAQLAASGIPVAEDLQKRFSAQAEAFLAFVKRFHPAA; translated from the coding sequence ATGATTACGATTTTGTCTGGAACGAATCGCCCCGGAAGCACGACCCGCAAACTGGTGGACTATCTGGCGACGGTGTATCAGTCGCTGGATGTCACGCCGACGATTGTGGATCTGCAAGAGCTTCCCGCAGAAGCGTTTCTGCCCAGCGTGTACGAGAAGAAGCCGGAATCGCTGAAGCCGTTCACGGATGCCATCATGCACGCGCAAGGCGTGGTCATTGTCACTCCGGAATACAACGGCGGATTCCCCGGCGTGTTGAAATACTTCATCGACATGCTGCCCCATCCGGCCGCGTTCCAGAAGCGGCCCGTCTGCTTGGTCGGCGTCGCCGCCGGCGAGTGGGGAGCGTTACGCCCCGTGGAACAACTTCAAGGGTTGCTCAGCTATCGGGGGGCGTATCAGTTCCCGGATCGCGTATTTGTGCGCAATTGCGGAGCCCAATTGGCCGCGAGCGGAATCCCCGTTGCGGAAGATTTGCAAAAGCGATTCAGCGCCCAAGCCGAGGCATTCCTGGCATTTGTGAAGCGATTCCATCCTGCGGCATAA
- the trpA gene encoding tryptophan synthase subunit alpha, translating to MSSNRIDDVFADLKARSSKAFMPFLTAGDPDLAFTGRMIRDVAAAGADLIEIGFPFSDPIADGPVIQASYTRALNRGVKIDGIFQTIREITQSPGWKTPLVAMVSYTLIFKRGIEQFLKQAQDAGLSGLIVPDMPVEEAGEIEPMMAAHGLKLILLVTPTTSDARARKIIACTTGFLYCVSVVGITGEREGIPAALRKQLAGLREITQLPLCVGFGISKPDQVHALREVADGVIVGSALVRKIEQHLNDPDAALSEIRNLVQGLAHAVHGG from the coding sequence ATGAGTTCGAATCGCATTGACGACGTGTTCGCGGATCTCAAAGCCCGTTCCAGCAAAGCGTTTATGCCGTTTCTGACGGCAGGCGACCCGGATCTGGCCTTCACCGGCCGCATGATTCGAGATGTCGCCGCTGCTGGGGCGGATTTGATCGAAATTGGCTTTCCGTTTAGCGATCCCATCGCCGATGGCCCGGTGATCCAAGCCTCGTACACGCGAGCGCTGAATCGTGGGGTGAAAATCGATGGGATCTTCCAGACGATCCGCGAAATCACGCAGTCGCCCGGTTGGAAGACGCCGCTGGTGGCAATGGTCTCGTACACGCTGATATTCAAGCGCGGTATTGAGCAATTCCTGAAGCAAGCACAAGATGCTGGGCTGAGTGGGTTGATTGTGCCGGATATGCCAGTGGAAGAAGCAGGCGAAATTGAGCCGATGATGGCTGCCCATGGGCTGAAGCTGATTCTGCTGGTCACCCCGACGACCAGCGATGCGCGGGCCCGCAAAATCATCGCCTGCACAACTGGCTTTCTGTACTGCGTCAGCGTCGTGGGGATCACCGGGGAGCGCGAGGGGATTCCCGCTGCGCTTCGCAAGCAATTGGCCGGCCTGCGAGAAATCACGCAACTGCCGTTGTGCGTTGGCTTTGGCATCAGCAAGCCCGACCAAGTGCATGCGCTGCGGGAAGTCGCCGATGGCGTCATCGTCGGCAGTGCGCTCGTGCGAAAGATCGAACAGCATCTGAATGATCCGGACGCCGCATTGTCGGAAATCCGCAATTTAGTCCAGGGATTAGCCCACGCGGTTCACGGGGGCTAA
- the trpB gene encoding tryptophan synthase subunit beta, with amino-acid sequence MSTVDTPTLATNPNERGRFGPYGGQFVPETLMYALEELEAAYRSAQADPAFHAEFQALLNDYVGRPSRLYFAKRLTEAAGGARIYLKREDLNHTGAHKINNALGQALLTRRMGKKRIIAETGAGQHGVATATAAALFGVPCRVYMGSEDIRRQELNVFKMRAMGAEVYSVESGSRTLRDATNEAMREWMATVTDTHYIIGSVVGPHPFPMIVRDFQSVIGAETRQQSLELFGRLPHVVVACVGGGSNAAGMFHPFLLDSEVELIGVEAGGRTHAFGQHAATLTYGKPGVLHGSFSYVLQDTDGQTADVHSISAGLDYPGVGPEHSYWHDMGRVTYTNVQDAEALEGFRTCCQLEGIIPALETSHAIVETMRIAAKRSKDDIVVLCFSGRGDKDCAEVARQGGGYA; translated from the coding sequence ATGTCCACGGTAGATACACCCACGCTCGCGACCAACCCCAATGAACGCGGGCGATTCGGTCCCTATGGGGGCCAGTTTGTCCCCGAGACGCTCATGTATGCGCTCGAGGAATTGGAAGCGGCATATCGCTCTGCTCAAGCAGATCCCGCGTTCCATGCCGAATTTCAAGCGTTGCTCAACGATTATGTCGGGCGACCCTCGCGGTTGTATTTCGCCAAGCGACTCACCGAAGCCGCCGGTGGGGCACGCATCTATTTGAAGCGTGAAGACCTGAATCATACCGGCGCTCACAAGATCAATAATGCGTTGGGGCAAGCACTTCTGACCCGACGGATGGGCAAAAAGCGCATCATCGCCGAAACCGGCGCGGGACAGCACGGCGTCGCCACCGCCACAGCCGCTGCGCTCTTCGGCGTGCCCTGCCGGGTGTACATGGGATCGGAAGATATTCGCCGACAAGAGCTGAACGTCTTCAAGATGCGGGCGATGGGTGCGGAAGTCTATTCGGTGGAATCGGGCAGCCGCACCCTCCGCGATGCCACCAACGAAGCGATGCGCGAATGGATGGCCACCGTTACCGATACGCACTACATCATCGGTAGCGTTGTTGGCCCGCACCCGTTCCCGATGATTGTGCGCGACTTTCAATCGGTCATTGGTGCCGAGACACGCCAACAATCGTTGGAACTCTTTGGCCGACTGCCTCATGTGGTCGTCGCCTGTGTCGGTGGCGGAAGCAACGCTGCGGGCATGTTCCACCCGTTCCTGTTGGATTCCGAGGTGGAGTTGATCGGCGTGGAAGCCGGTGGTCGAACGCATGCCTTCGGTCAGCACGCGGCGACGCTCACCTATGGCAAGCCGGGTGTGCTCCATGGCAGCTTCAGTTATGTGCTGCAAGACACCGATGGACAAACGGCCGATGTGCATTCCATCTCGGCGGGGTTGGACTATCCCGGCGTCGGGCCGGAACATTCGTACTGGCATGATATGGGCCGCGTGACGTATACCAACGTGCAAGACGCCGAAGCGCTGGAAGGGTTCCGCACCTGTTGCCAGTTGGAAGGGATCATTCCGGCACTCGAAACGTCGCACGCCATCGTCGAGACGATGCGGATTGCGGCAAAACGATCCAAGGATGATATTGTGGTGTTGTGCTTCTCGGGACGTGGCGATAAGGACTGCGCGGAAGTCGCTCGCCAAGGGGGCGGCTACGCATGA
- the mutM gene encoding bifunctional DNA-formamidopyrimidine glycosylase/DNA-(apurinic or apyrimidinic site) lyase, protein MPELPEVETVVRDLRPAVSQQRVTGIWVGPHSLRRIWQPEWSEQVAGDTILGLTRRGKWMRMPMQRGGELLWHLGMTGQMTVHAISDPLADHLHLRMQWESGHELRFRDIRRFGSVDWFASSAQLDAFLAERLGPEPFDLTDSQLAAALQRTTRPIKAALLDQLIVAGVGNIYADEALFRAHLPPQKPANQLTADEITQLRLAIVHVIEHAIDGRGSTIRNYVGGSGLEGSYQDEHQVYGRTDQPCRNCATAIHCVRIAGRSSHYCPQCQPESLAVQAATAPAKRKRRG, encoded by the coding sequence ATGCCAGAACTTCCCGAAGTGGAAACGGTCGTCCGGGATTTGCGGCCAGCAGTGAGTCAGCAGCGGGTGACCGGCATCTGGGTCGGCCCCCATTCGTTGCGGCGCATTTGGCAGCCCGAATGGAGCGAGCAGGTCGCCGGGGATACGATCCTGGGGCTGACTCGTCGCGGAAAATGGATGCGCATGCCCATGCAGCGCGGCGGCGAGCTGCTTTGGCATCTGGGAATGACCGGACAAATGACCGTGCATGCGATATCCGATCCCCTGGCAGACCACCTGCACTTGCGGATGCAGTGGGAGAGTGGCCACGAACTGCGCTTCCGAGATATCCGACGCTTCGGATCGGTCGATTGGTTCGCCTCTTCTGCGCAGTTGGATGCGTTCCTAGCCGAACGTCTGGGACCGGAACCGTTCGATCTGACCGATTCGCAACTGGCGGCCGCCCTGCAGCGCACGACTCGCCCCATCAAAGCGGCGCTCTTGGATCAACTGATCGTCGCGGGGGTGGGAAATATCTACGCGGATGAGGCGTTGTTTCGAGCGCACCTTCCGCCTCAGAAGCCGGCGAATCAGTTGACTGCCGACGAAATCACGCAACTTCGGCTAGCAATTGTCCACGTGATTGAACATGCGATTGACGGGCGTGGCTCGACGATTCGCAATTATGTCGGTGGTTCGGGTCTGGAAGGTAGTTACCAGGACGAGCATCAAGTCTACGGACGAACGGATCAGCCGTGTCGCAACTGTGCCACCGCGATTCATTGCGTTCGCATTGCTGGCCGATCGTCGCATTATTGTCCACAATGTCAGCCGGAATCGCTTGCAGTGCAAGCGGCGACAGCCCCGGCCAAACGGAAGCGTCGGGGATAA
- a CDS encoding ATP-binding protein codes for MSYRAFKRLLGETSLERKCRFLLGVGTLVLVSASFYLYARQTDWIAYEQTAATGRLLVTPIMSKIHLVGDERKSAIQEFQDQSEKHWPDAQSDYKYRLIKPKAVKPEHQPNGEEIVILKRFLNEREKYEDRRSLESQREFYYYGAIRATKTCLTCHGKTAEEQAMYGNLAEGDLMAMVSIQLSTKSIENGVHINRAMLVTSAMITALLIMAGSYLIIRYIIVKPVKHLKEVSDAISSGKLNVRSEIQTGDEFEDLSHAFNRMLRNLVSMQDRYRRLNSDLDRKVDELARVNMALFESNRLKGDFLATMSHELRTPLNFILGFSDLLMQSGGTLTEKQARWVQNIRSSGQQLLNQINDVLALAKIEAGKMEVHPEELSIPEFCDNIQTMFRQMADKKNIDLRATAAPGIGMVRQDPVKLRQIVSNLLSNAIKFTPEAGRVQVKFEQDQSMLVISVIDSGVGIAPEDQEVVFEKFRQAANPMTREHEGTGLGLSIVRELAKLLGGDVSLKSELGRGSTFTVRISMRLQDAPDAASVFDAQANEHPNRSGFLPVLPRPTDSGRVEAANREPTPLEAIGEALPEPPPPTAPASPPPDAPRGTL; via the coding sequence ATGTCGTACCGTGCGTTCAAACGACTCCTAGGGGAAACCTCCCTGGAGCGCAAGTGCCGATTCCTGCTGGGCGTGGGGACACTCGTGCTCGTCTCGGCGAGCTTCTATTTGTACGCTCGGCAGACCGATTGGATTGCCTACGAACAGACCGCCGCAACCGGCCGACTGCTCGTCACGCCGATCATGTCGAAGATCCACCTCGTCGGGGATGAGCGCAAATCGGCCATCCAAGAATTCCAGGATCAATCCGAGAAACATTGGCCCGATGCGCAGAGCGATTACAAATATCGGCTCATCAAACCGAAAGCGGTCAAGCCCGAGCATCAGCCCAACGGTGAAGAGATTGTCATTCTGAAGCGATTTCTCAACGAGCGGGAGAAATACGAAGACCGTCGCTCGTTGGAATCGCAGCGCGAATTTTATTACTATGGCGCGATTCGTGCCACGAAAACCTGCCTGACCTGCCACGGGAAAACCGCCGAAGAACAGGCGATGTACGGGAATCTGGCCGAAGGCGATCTGATGGCGATGGTCAGCATTCAGCTCAGCACCAAATCAATCGAAAACGGCGTGCATATCAATCGGGCCATGCTCGTGACCTCGGCGATGATCACCGCCCTGCTCATCATGGCCGGAAGTTATCTGATTATTCGGTATATCATCGTCAAACCCGTGAAGCACTTGAAGGAGGTTTCCGACGCGATTTCGTCCGGGAAACTCAACGTCCGCAGTGAAATTCAGACTGGGGATGAATTTGAGGATCTCAGCCACGCGTTCAACCGAATGCTTCGCAACCTGGTGAGCATGCAAGACCGCTATCGGCGACTCAACAGCGACCTCGACCGCAAAGTCGATGAGTTGGCGCGTGTCAACATGGCGTTGTTTGAATCCAACCGCCTCAAGGGGGACTTCCTGGCCACCATGAGCCACGAATTGCGCACGCCGTTGAACTTCATTCTCGGGTTCAGCGATCTGCTGATGCAATCCGGCGGGACGCTGACCGAAAAACAAGCCCGCTGGGTTCAGAACATTCGCTCCAGCGGCCAACAGTTGCTTAATCAAATCAATGACGTACTGGCGTTGGCGAAAATCGAAGCCGGGAAGATGGAAGTCCACCCCGAGGAACTGTCGATCCCCGAATTCTGCGACAACATCCAGACGATGTTCCGACAAATGGCCGACAAGAAGAATATCGACCTGCGAGCCACCGCCGCGCCCGGCATCGGCATGGTGCGCCAAGACCCCGTGAAACTCCGGCAGATCGTCTCAAACTTGCTCAGCAATGCGATCAAATTCACCCCGGAAGCCGGCCGCGTGCAAGTGAAGTTTGAGCAGGATCAATCGATGCTGGTCATTTCGGTCATCGATTCGGGCGTTGGCATCGCTCCGGAAGATCAAGAAGTCGTTTTCGAGAAGTTTCGCCAAGCGGCGAACCCCATGACCCGCGAACACGAAGGGACCGGCCTCGGTTTGTCGATCGTGCGAGAGTTAGCCAAATTACTCGGCGGCGATGTCAGCCTGAAAAGCGAACTGGGACGCGGCAGTACCTTCACCGTGCGCATCTCCATGCGGCTGCAAGATGCGCCCGATGCCGCCAGTGTGTTCGACGCCCAAGCGAATGAGCATCCCAATCGATCCGGATTCCTCCCCGTGCTCCCCCGTCCGACGGATTCCGGTCGAGTCGAGGCAGCCAATCGGGAACCGACCCCACTCGAAGCCATCGGCGAAGCGCTGCCCGAACCGCCACCGCCCACGGCCCCCGCATCTCCGCCTCCTGATGCGCCCCGAGGCACCCTGTAA
- a CDS encoding YdeI/OmpD-associated family protein, translating to MEVSPRLNATTRDDWRAWLTANHASQSEIWLIVDSRSDQPTLSYLDSVEEAICFGWIDGLAKRISEHETAQRFTPRRPQSHWTELNKARARRLIELGQMTEAGQRRLPDLATPFTIAPDILEAIEALPAAKAAFATFPDLYIRIRIGYIEEMRKQPMEFARRLQHFLRKTADGKQFGNWNDSGRLTGSADLNHSTT from the coding sequence ATGGAAGTCAGTCCACGGTTGAATGCAACGACCCGAGACGATTGGCGAGCTTGGTTGACGGCCAATCATGCTTCGCAATCCGAGATTTGGCTGATTGTCGATTCGCGATCCGATCAGCCGACGCTTTCCTACTTGGATTCGGTGGAAGAGGCGATTTGCTTCGGGTGGATTGATGGGTTGGCGAAGCGCATTTCGGAGCACGAAACCGCCCAACGATTCACGCCCCGTCGCCCACAGAGCCACTGGACGGAACTCAACAAAGCCCGCGCCCGTCGTCTCATCGAGCTGGGCCAAATGACCGAGGCTGGCCAACGTCGCCTCCCCGATCTTGCCACCCCCTTCACCATCGCACCGGATATTCTCGAAGCGATCGAGGCACTCCCGGCGGCAAAGGCGGCTTTCGCAACCTTTCCCGATCTCTACATCCGCATCCGAATTGGCTACATCGAAGAAATGCGCAAACAACCCATGGAATTCGCTCGACGGCTACAACATTTTCTGCGAAAAACCGCCGATGGGAAGCAGTTCGGCAACTGGAACGACTCCGGGCGTCTTACCGGATCGGCCGATCTCAATCACTCCACAACGTGA